The window agtaatattaaaaatattttattcttctaataggaaacacaaaagaaacaacaaagatacaaaaaagaagagacaaattaaaaaatagcaagACAGTAGACTTCAACCTAACCATATCAATACTTACATTAAATATAAGTGCACCAGATACTCCAGCTAAGGGCAGAGATGTTAGTTGGGATAGAAACAGGATTCATCATGTACcgtctacaaaatatataaacgcaaatatatatgatataatatactTATGTTTAGACACAAATATGTGTACGTATATGTAAAATAAGCTCTAACTATCAGTAACAAAGGAAAATCAGAGATAAACTACATTGCACCAAAACTGTAACCTAGTCTCAGCCCAGTCCAGTTTCTATTTAcaatttaaagaaatacattCCCAAGTCTATTTTCGTGGCTGAAGAAAAGGTAAGCCTATCAAAGGATCCTCTTTGATCTTTCCGTATGCAATTTCTgttattcaataaaaaattaatagacatGCAAGAAGATAGGATCACATGACCAATAGGCATGAAGGAAATGACAGACAATAGAAGCAGATCCAAAGGTAATTCAGATATTAGAAGGAcagataaaaactttaaaatacctATGATTATTCAGTTCTGGAATATATAGAAAGAGGTAGACAAAATAGATTTGAAAGACAACGAAACTCACTGAAATAGTAGAATTAATAAAAAGAATCACGTATACttctataaatgaaaaaacataatCTCTGAAATTAAGAATTCAATGGATGGGTTTAATGGCAAATTGTATGCAGTACAATGTAggattaatgaaatgaaatagattgATGGAAAATATTCAGACAGAAGCATAGACaggaaatagaattttaaaaacagatcattgcatattataatttaatttcttcctgagaACTCAATAATAGAAAGAACTCTCATGCTTCAGGCATTTTTTATGTTACCTGCCTTACATTGTTTGATAACATTTGAGCTCATTGTAAAATATCAGATAGATTATATGGAAGGATGTTGCTGGATagaatttaagaataaaattagagCAGGAGTCCTCAAGTGCTACATGGCCTTGTAGTTAATCAGTGTTTTATTCTGTCTTTTTCAGAGCTTTCTGGAGGAAAATGTCAATGTCTTGCATGATCCAAGAGGGTACACAAAGACACTAGGGTGGGTTTGGAGGAGAAGCACAGAAACAATAAGGCAATTTCCTCTGTTAATCTCCTCCCTCAAGAGGGCAGCTCCAATCTTGTGGCTCATAAGATTGGCTGTTAacctcaaaatgttaaaagaacaaaaacttgGCCCATATTGAAAGGAAATCCTGTCAAAATTTCCGTCAACCCTTACGATCTCATTGAGGAAGTACTAGGAGGCAGCTCCCACATCCCTTTTCATTGCTTCCTTTGCCTCGccagaaaagaaagagtaaaaagatTCATGGGTGAGAATTATGTTAAGAATGGAGGGTACAAAATTTTGATGGGTCAAAGATCTTTCtagaaaaactataataaaagcaGAGGAATGTTAGAATTTTATAAGTAACCTAATGGATCAAAATAGAAATGAGCAACTGAAAACACTAAACATAAAGCTATGAAGGGGGAGAAGATGGGGAACTTATGATATAAGGATCAGAATAATACGTCCTGAAAATCCTGCTCAATTGCTAAGCATAGGACAGTCAGACACAAGCACCTTCCAGGTGAATTAGTGTtcctataaaaagaaaagaaagaagaaatgaaggagggaggggtgagaaggaggaagaaaggaatgaaagaaaacagggaaggaagggaagggaaaggaagggaagggaaatgaagggaagggaaagggggaaggaaaTAACAACAAATAATCTGTATCTAATCTAACCTATAGCTTTACCTTCCAAATTACTGCAAATATGCAGGTTGGAGGAATGtgataaataacaaaatggaattaaaacagTCGGACCTGCAATGTGAAAAATTCCATAGGACAAATGACTTGACTTGATTTCTTCAGCAAATAAACGGCAATTAATTAAGAAAAGGGGAGCTCCTttagattaaaataaattgaagagtcATATCAACCAAATGCAATGCATGGAGCTTCCTTTGATActgatttgaaaaagaaaactgtataaacatactTTGAGGGGAAACAGGGGTAATGAAACATGGATTAGTATTAGATGATATTGAGAAATcagttattattttgttttggttttgtatgTTTTGAAGGAAATCTGTGTTGAAGCATCTGTAGGTAAAACTGTATGTTGTCTagaatttgcttttaaatattcTAGCAACAAAGATGTGGGAAGAGAGAGATAAAACCTGAAGGGTGGGATGTTGGCTATTGATGAAATTAAGACATGGGTTACATGAGGCCATTTggctcctttttaaattttgtgactGTTTGAAAATGTCCACAATAAAGAGTTACAAATAACGCAAGGGATTACCATGTCTCAGAAGTTTGGAACAGGTTTTTCTGGCTTCCCCATATGCAGGTGCAGTGAGCCTGACTTGCGCTTTCGGTTCTCACACAGCGAGCAGACCTGAGTAGCTGTGCCCTGGTGGACACAGTCAGAGCTCTGCTCTTTTgttctcattctgtcttcctCTGCCTAGGCCTGGTTGTATGCAGCAAGGTCACACAGTTCCAATTCTAGCCTGGGAAATAGCATCAATCCCTTTTTTTGGCCTCAGTTCAAAACTGCCTCCTTCAGCACAAATAACCCAGAACTCttaactttgtaaaataaaactcATCCTTTGAATTAAATTTAGCTTGGATCTCTGTGATTCTGTTCTATCGGAAGAACCCTAGAGGGCAGACTGTCATCTGCACCCAACCCACAGCTGTGGGAAGCAGATTAGGTAACAGAACGACATAAAAGCTTAATCAAGGGGAGGCGTTTTTCGGATAATGGAAAATTATGCATGCTTCCAAGCTGAGGTCAATTATCCagggtaataaaaatattaaaaacgtGAGAAAGTGAGATTAAGTGTTGGAGCAAGGTCCCTAAGAGAGCAAAATAAAGACCAGAGATAAAGTGCAAGAATTCCTGCCAGAAGGATGATTTGTTTTTCGGTACATTGGtaggaagaaagtaaaaaataaaagaagctacACAGATGAGTTGAGAAAGACATGAAGGATGTTGAAGTGGCTTTTCTCTGGTgggtaaactctttttttttttttttttttttttgagacggagtctcgctctgtcgctcagcctggagggcagtggcgccatctcggctcactgcaagctccgcctgcccggtttacgccattctcctgcctcagtctcctgagtagctgggactacaggcgcccgccaccacgcccggctaattttttgtaattttttgagacagggtttcaccatgttagccaggatggtctccatctccagacctcgtgatccgcccgcctcggcctcccaaagtgttgagactacaggcgtgagccactgcgcccggccaactctTTGGAATAAGAAGGAATAAAGatgaggagagaaaggaaaggggtTTGTGCCCAAGGCTAGAATAACGACAGCAGTGGAATACGGGCAAGTCTGTCTGCACTTTAGTGATAGCCCAAGGGCTGGGCTAGGCAtcggggaaaagaaaaagagctagCAGTTCCAGGTGGACCTCTGAATACTTCTCGATGCTGTACAGCCAGGGCAGATGAGCAAATTGGGGTCCTCTAGTGAAATAGCTTATTCCACATGTTATagaaaggctcagaagaagatggcTCAGAAGGTAGGGATTGCAAAAAGCACCATTGTCCAGAAAACTTCATGTTCAGATCCATTGgcttgctcttccttctctcaaCTTGCTCTGAAGAGGTTCCTGATGAATATCCTCACTTAAGTCTAAGTCAGATATCATGTCCTAGAAGAACTGGAACATCAGGAAGAATTTCTATGGTACACTTCCCTCTGTGTAAGTCAACTATTTCAGCCTTATTCTATAATATTATTGATTCTTAACTTAACTTATTTTTGTTCCTAACCATAGAGAAAATAAGTTTCATGTAAATATAATAGTGATAAAACTgcattttcacagaaaaatatgACCAAACAGCCTATCACataattataaatgtttattaactgTACCAACATGTTTATGAGGGTTTTAAATATCCAGACCAGgtgttttctcaaatatttatactTACTGATAATTAAGCACACATACAATTCAAAAATATCTTTAGCTATCACATAGACATATGTTCATTGTAGTCATAAAAGAACGAGGAGTCTAAAGAGAATTAGTGTTTCCTGGAATATTTTCccacaaaaatcaaaacagtgtTAGATATGATTGAACTCCCAATACATACATGATATCTGAAAGTGACTTCTGTCCTAGAaagtttcccttccttccccaggaCATGTTAATAATGATGAATACAATTTGATAATTTtcataaattcaataaaaactttttaacaaCAATAAAGACATAATACTCCAAATATATTGCAGGTACTAATTTCAGCTATTTGCATGGACGTCCTTGAATTATTTCAAGGGTATCTTACTGGCTTGAAGTAATATAGAGAACTGGCTAAACCCAGTTTTATAATCTCAAAGTTAAGCTTGAAGGAAACAAATTGTAGAGCTCTgagatgtaaaaaataaatattaagaaagatACAAGTAGTGGTTTGAATTGTCTAATGGTTCAATACAAATAGGCCCAGAGTGCAGAGAAGCATGAAATGATGAGTGAAAAGATTGGTTTTCTCCTATCTTGGCACAAATTTACTGAGCAATCTAGGGCAAGGGTAAGAAATTGGTTTCCGTGTATATATAGTAAGTTGGTGGGAACAGATGTTCTCTAAGATGCCTCTGAGTTCCAATAGCTTGTAATACTATGTCTCAATACTTTGCTGATATACATGCATCCCATTCTTATATCTCCCCAGTGGAGGAGCTCAATAAAGGGATTGCAAAGAACTAGAAGCTCTGCCCTGGCTTTGGCACATGATTACTTGAATACACAGTATTTACCAGGAGTTCCACTGAGGGAGACATCCTGAACATCTTAGGATGCTAGGTAAAGTATCAGCAAGTATTTGTTTTTGGTTaagtaaatgaaatatttcaaggGTTGTTTGAGTAACTGATTTTCTTTGCTTGCTCAAGGTTCCCACTTACTTTGCATCTCACTGTTGAGCAGACAGCCTGCTGAAAGTTGTCGCTGACCACCACATATAGTAACAGGTTACCAAAGGTGTTCAGAGCAGCTAATGGTCTAGAAACGATGTAAGCTTCATGGATCTGATTCTCAATGGAACAACTGATTGAAAGCAGGCGAGATTCGATCCGAATGACCCTCAAGATATGGAAGGGTAAAAAACATACGTAAAATGCAAGGAGTAGCAGAATGGTTAGCCTTCGTGCTTTCTGCTTAAGGCAGCTGTCAGTTTGCAGTCCATGGGTCAGAGTGTGGATAATCGTGGTATAGCAAAGTGTCACTATCACCAAGGGGAGGCAGAAAGTAGTTGCAGTCAAAATTAGGTTGTACCACTTAATAGTATTGAGTTCATCCGAACTGGTGAGGTCGAGACAGGCTGATCTGTTGGTCCTGTTGGTTGATGTGATCAAGAAGGTCATCGGAATGACAGCTACCAGTGAAATGATCCACACCACAGCACAGGCTACAACTGCACATCGAGTTTTGTGAATGGAAAAGCAGCTCATTGGGTGAATGATCACACAGTAGCGGAAGATGCTGAAACAGGTGAGGAAGAGGATGCTGCTATACAGGTTGAAATGGAAGCTGAAGCGGATAAACTTACACATGAAATCTCCAAAGATCCAGTTTTCGCCACTGGCATAGTAGTGAATCAGGAAGGGGAGGCTGGTCAGATACAGCAGATCTGTGCAGGCCAGGTTCAGCATAATGATGGTGCTGCTCTTCCAAGGTcgcattttgaaaatataagtgGATATCGCTACTGCATTGCCTGGAAATCCCACGAGGAAGATAATGCCATAGATAACAGGGAGGTAGTGCATCTTGAGTGGGATGTTTTCATCAGTGCAATTTCCAAAAGCAGCTGCATAATCGGGGAAATCAGAAGCATTTGCTAAATAGTCTAGTGGCTCATTCATGGTTGTCTCCTTTCATCTTGCAAGAAAACAAGAGAGTTCAGTTTGGCAATATGAATCAAATGAGCAGTAACTCGCTgataaaggaaaacagaaaacattaatGATAGGGTAATAAAAACAAGGatctactttttaaatgaaaagtgttCTAACATCCTAAATTTGCCACTTCTCTCTCTTTAATCTCAAAAGAGACCCTGTGGAGAAGAAATTGAATTTCCAAGAAAATGACTATGAGGCAAGTTACTAAATgcatctaataaaaatataaaagttaaattacCATGAGAGTTAAAATGAGGGATTGGGAGAAAAAAGCCACATGtcgctttggaaaacaatttggcaaggTCACCATTTGGAGAAGCCATAGGGTATCGCCATTAGACACTTAACAACAGGACCTAATATTAACCAAGTGTGATGCATGCCACCATCACTTACTTCTACATGTCACAAAATACTGAAAAGTGTTTCTTATTACCTCTATTTTACAAGAGACTAAGACTGAGAAATGTTTTGCGGCTCGTCTCTGGTAACACATCTAGGGGCTTAGCTGGGATCCACACTCGCATTTGTCTGACTCAAAAGCCATTCCCTTTCTACATTACCTCTCAGTGCTGCCTCTCAATctgtattttgttgattttcGTCATGATTGCCGTAAATAATGGAGGGAACAAGTGTGAAGACAGGAAAACGCTGAATactgtaaactttaaaaatatagattgcaCGCATTGCAACATTGTATTTGTGGTAGATTTAATTGCACATTTCCACTCTTCCAATTCCTTTTAATAGCTAACATAATTTGTTTGTGCaggggagtgtgtgtgttggggtggatGGGGCGGGATCAATGGTATAATGCAACCATTAGGAGGCTGAGCCCTGAAGCCAGATGGCCAGATTTTGATGCTCAGATTAGCCATTTAGTAGCGTGTTCCTAAGCAAGTTGATTAAGCTCTCTAGGGCTGGAAGGAGTGCAATTTTAACTTCCTTCTTCTTGCTtattagtgtttttaaaaattttgacgGTGAATTTTTGCAATGAGAAAAGTACATCTAGAAGAAGAGTTATAATTAGCTTATTATTTGGATGTAAATAGCTGTTGGTGAAATGCATCCAAGTCCACATTTCTGGAGCACCCACTCTATATTGGGTCCTCTGTCAAGTCCTAGAGATACAAACTGAATAACACACACAGATGTATGTGCCACTGTCACAGTCTACTGGGGAAGTGGACATGgcaaattattttaacaaaatataaaccCACCTCATGGAGCTGTCAATAGCATgttaaaaataggaagaaaaactcTTGGCTCACTACTGGGCACATAAGAAAAGCTTAAAAAATATTAGGTGATTGTTAGTTGCTAAGTCATTTGATGTATGAATGGTACAAGACTACTGAGATCACAAGGGAAGGAGGAAACATCAGAGTCTGCCACCTTTATTACTATTATCTGATACTAAATCTACACTATCCAGCATTTCCTGAGAGGAGTACAGAGGTATATTTTAAACTAACCCAACTTGACAAATCCTGAATTAGCAGAATCAGTCCTTCTTGACTGCCCTGAGTATAATCTTCCAAATCTCACTTAGTCCAGGAGGTCTGGGGGAGTTGTAAGGAAATCAGCATGGTTATGGGATATTGGGAGATGAAGTTGGGAAGGAAAAATAgggattaataaaaaataatagtgccTTCTGTGTACAAAGCACTACTGTAAGTGTCTTACATATTTGAatctatttaatcctcacaacaaatgGTGAGGTAGTGCTGTGATCATCCCCATtcaacagaagaggaaactgaggcacggaggaGGCAGTGATGTGCTCAAAGTCAAACCGCTAGTTAGGGGTGAGCCAGGATACGACTGTGGCAGTCTTGTTGCAGGGCTGGGCTGCATCTCACAATGAGTAGGCAAGAGGGAAATCTGAAGTGCCTGTAATCACAAAGACCAGTTAGCACATTACCTCTCAGTGCTGTCTCTTCATgtgtattttgttgattttcatcAGGATTACCCTAAATAATAGAGGGAACAACAAGTGTGAAGACAGGAAAAGGCTGAATATCTCAGAAAGCTCAATAAATCAAACACTGTagagttgtcccttggtatctgcAGTGCATTGGTTCCCAGACCCccaaggataccaaaatctgcagatgctcacgtcactgatataaaaataaaatggtatggtATTTACACGTAACCTATGCCCATCCTCctgtaaatcatctctagattacttataatacctaatgcaacATAGATGTTAAAAGTGCTATTCATGAAACTATCATCTACACAGCACTGGAGGTCATAGGAGTCAGGGACTGCTGACCAGTGAGAGTGCTCTGAAGCCAGGCAACCACAGTGGATGGCTTCTCCCTTGGCAGAATGTCTTAAATGGACTCATGCATAAGGAGCAGGAAGTCACTTAAACTTGAAAGAAAATGGTCACAGCCAAGGAGTCCCAGAAGCAGCATGTCCCAAAGACAGTTCTTAGATTATGTCAAGAGGCCACTAAGTAGCTAATGTTGCTTCTGGAGCAAAGAAGTAAAGATAGTTTTAGTAACGCCCAAAATAATTCTCCAGAGTTATTTCATTCCAATTGGGATTTGCCTCAACAGAGACgtgagaggaagagaaggggaggcaATTCAAGTCCAAGCTGCTTATTTGTCAGCTCcttgaaagaaaaacacaagtCACCTCATACCCCAGGGGCTGGCACATGGAAGGTGTgcagtaaatattaatatttgctgaatgcaTTAAAGAACAACCAGTAACATCAGCAAAACTTGTATGGTACTGAAGGGCTACTGAAGGAGCAACTATCATTCTAAAAAAAAGCTTGGttcttaggccaggcacagtggctcaagcctgtaacctcagcactttgggaggctgaggcaggcggatcgcccaaggtcaggagttcaagacctgcctggccagcattgcaaaactccgtctctattaaaaatacaaaaaaaaaacgtagctgggtgtggtggcccatgcctatagtcccagctacttgggaggctgaggcacgagaatcgcttgaacctgggaggtgtaggctgcagtaagccgagattgagccactgtactacagcctgagtgacacagcaagactctttcaaaaaaaaaaaaaaaaaagcaagcttagatatttcatgacttttaaagTAGGAAGCAAAATTACAATTCCTGTCATTGCCAAATAAACCCTTAGCCATGTTATGGAGACCATTTTAAAcaataattctatgaagaaaagaTGGGTTATAGGTAGAAACAACTGCCTTATTGTTCTGAAAAACAATAGTTCAGTTCAGATTGAATGAAGACTGACTAGCCAATTGTAAGGGTGGAGGGGTTGACTAGGAAGCTTAATCTGTGTTCCATAAAACCTCATAAAAGTATGAGTTTACAAAATACGTGTGATGTTAAGAACAGCACACAAAAAACCGGTCTGGGCTGTGATCAGGTAGGATGAAGCTGTTTCTTTCCTCCCTAGCTTCAGGGCCCAGTGCAATTCACTGCCACAACTCAGAACACCAGATGGTCCACAAACAAATCATTTCAACTCAAAGGACATTAAAGACAAATGTGGCACAACCCTGGGTATATTCCCTTCTCTTTCTACAACAGTAGTTCTCAAACGTGAGGAGGTTACAAATCACTTGAAACCAATGGGTTCTTTGCAAGCAAGAAATAATGATGTATTCAGCTTTAACATAACCAAAAATATAAGTGTGAACTAAGCTAGGTTCAGCATGAATAAAAGCCAGCATCAGAGGTTGGAATAAACTTGTGAAGAAAAAGCTTATAAttttagtacaatcactatggagaatagtttggaggttcctcagcaaactaaaaactgagctaccatatgatccagcatttccactgctgagtatatacccaaaagaaaggaaatcagtatatcaaacaGCTATCcacactcccatgtttgttgcagccctgttcacagtagccaagatttggaagcaacctaagtgtccatccacagatgaatggataaagaaaatgtggtacttatacatggtggagtactattcagccataaaaaagaatgagatcctgtcatttgcaacctcATGggtagaactggaggtcattatgggaagtgaaaaaagccaggcatggaaagacaaacattgcatgtt of the Pan paniscus chromosome 14, NHGRI_mPanPan1-v2.0_pri, whole genome shotgun sequence genome contains:
- the OXGR1 gene encoding 2-oxoglutarate receptor 1, giving the protein MNEPLDYLANASDFPDYAAAFGNCTDENIPLKMHYLPVIYGIIFLVGFPGNAVAISTYIFKMRPWKSSTIIMLNLACTDLLYLTSLPFLIHYYASGENWIFGDFMCKFIRFSFHFNLYSSILFLTCFSIFRYCVIIHPMSCFSIHKTRCAVVACAVVWIISLVAVIPMTFLITSTNRTNRSACLDLTSSDELNTIKWYNLILTATTFCLPLVIVTLCYTTIIHTLTHGLQTDSCLKQKARRLTILLLLAFYVCFLPFHILRVIRIESRLLSISCSIENQIHEAYIVSRPLAALNTFGNLLLYVVVSDNFQQAVCSTVRCKVSGNLEQAKKISYSNNP